The proteins below are encoded in one region of Anguilla anguilla isolate fAngAng1 chromosome 3, fAngAng1.pri, whole genome shotgun sequence:
- the LOC118222226 gene encoding UDP-glucose 6-dehydrogenase-like has protein sequence MVQVKRICCIGAGYVGGPTCSVIAQMCPDVTVTVVDVNEDRIRAWNSDSLPIFEPGLQEVVESCRGVNLFFSTDIDTAVMDADLVFISVNTPTKTFGIGKGRAADLKYIEACARRIADVSGGCKIVVEKSTVPVRAAESIRRIFNANTKSSLSFQVLSNPEFLAEGTAIADLKNPDRVLIGGDETPEGQRAIEALRAVYERWVPAGKIITTNTWSSELSKLAANAFLAQRISSINSISALCEVTGADVEEVAHAIGTDQRIGSRFLKASVGFGGSCFQKDVLNLVYLCEALNLPEVARYWQQVIEINDYQRRRFSSRIIGCLFNTVTDKKIALLGFAFKKNTGDTRESSSIYISGYLMDEGARLHIYDPKVRREQIVQDLSQPTLTHGDDPSRVSRLVTVSTDPYDACQDAHAIVICTEWDMFKELDYERIYKAMLKPAFIFDGRRILDDLHDQLQHIGFQVETIGKRVSQRSAFAANNDVSKPDHLPPSKKAKV, from the exons ATGGTGCAGGTGAAGAGGATATGCTGCATTGGGGCGGGGTACGTGGGCGGCCCCACCTGCAGTGTCATCGCCCAGATGTGCCCCGATGTGACGGTGACCGTGGTGGACGTGAACGAGGACCGCATCCGGGCCTGGAACTCGGACAGCCTGCCCATCTTTGAG CCGGGTCTGCAGGAAGTGGTGGAGTCGTGTCGCGGGGTCAACCTGTTCTTCTCCACGGACATCGACACGGCCGTCATGGATGCTGACCTGGTCTTCATCTCG gtgAACACGCCCACCAAGACGTTCGGGATCGGGAAGGGCCGGGCGGCGGACCTGAAGTACATCGAGGCGTGCGCACGGCGCATCGCGGACGTCTCCGGCGGCTGCAAGATCGTGGTGGAGAAGAGCACGGTGCCGGTGCGCGCCGCCGAGAGCATCCGCCGCATCTTCAACGCCAACACCAAGAGCAGCCTCAGCTtccag GTGCTCTCGAACCCGGAGTTCCTGGCGGAGGGCACGGCCATCGCGGACCTGAAGAACCCGGACAGGGTGCTGATCGGCGGGGACGAGACGCCCGAGGGGCAGCGGGCGATCGAGGCGCTGCGGGCCGTCTACGAGCGCTGGGTCCCCGCGGGCAAGATCATCACCACCAACACCTGGTCCTCCGAGCTCTCCAAACTG GCAGCCAATGCCTTCCTGGCCCAGCGCATTAGCAGCATTAACTCCATCAGCGCCCTCTGTGAGGTCACGGGGGCGGACGTGGAGGAGGTGGCCCACGCCATTGGCACCGACCAGCGAATCGGCAGCCGGTTCCTCAAAGCCAGCGTGG GGTTCGGGGGCAGCTGCTTCCAGAAGGACGTGCTGAACCTGGTGTACCTGTGCGAGGCCCTGAACTTGCCGGAGGTGGCGAGATACTGGCagcag GTGATCGAAATCAACGACTACCAGCGCCGGCGGTTCTCCTCCCGGATCATCGGCTGCCTCTTCAACACGGTGACGGACAAGAAGATCGCCCTGCTGGGGTTCGCCTTCAAGAAGAACACGGGGGACACCAG GGAGTCGTCCAGCATCTACATCAGCGGGTACCTGATGGACGAGGGCGCCCGGCTCCACATCTACGACCCCAAAGTGAGGAGGGAGCAGATCGTGCAGGACCTGTCCCAGCCCACGCTGACCCACGGAGACGACCCCTCCAGAG tgtCGCGTCTCGTCACCGTGTCCACGGACCCCTACGACGCCTGCCAGGACGCCCACGCCATCGTCATCTGCACCGAGTGGGACATGTTTAAG GAACTGGACTACGAACGCATCTACAAGGCCATGTTGAAGCCGGCCTTCATCTTCGATGGCAGAAGGATTCTGGACGACCTGCACGACCAGCTTCAGCACATCGGCTTCCAG GTAGAGACCATCGGCAAGAGAGTGAGCCAGAGAAGTGCCTTTGCAGCAAACAACGACGTCTCCAAACCCGACCACCTGCCCCCGTCCAAGAAGGCCAAAGTGTGA